In Saimiri boliviensis isolate mSaiBol1 chromosome 12, mSaiBol1.pri, whole genome shotgun sequence, one genomic interval encodes:
- the THUMPD1 gene encoding THUMP domain-containing protein 1 gives MAASAQQPNQPGGGKRKSKAQYVLAKRARRCDAGGPRQLEPGLQGILITCNMNERKCVEEAYSLLNEYGDDMYGPEKLTDKDQQPSGSEEEDDDVEAALKKEVGDIKASTEMRLRRFQSVESGANNVVFIRTLGIEPEKLVHHILQDMYKTKKKKTRVILRMLPISGTCKAFLEDMKKYAETFLEPWFKAPNKGTFQIVYKSRNNSHMNREEVIRELAGIVGTLNSENKVNLTNPQYTVVVEIIKAVCCLSVVKDYMLFRKYNLQEVVKSPKDPSQLNSKQGNGKETKLESADKSDQNNIAEGKNNQQVPQNTEELGQKKPTSNPQVVNKGGGKPELASQTTEGSKSNENDLS, from the exons ATGGCGGCCTCGGCCCAGCAGCCTAATCAGCCTGGCGGCGGGAAGCGCAAAAGCAAGGCTCAGTATGTGTTGGCCAAGCGGGCTCGGCGCTGCGACGCCGGCGGGCCCCGTCAGCTAGAGCCCGGGCTGCAAGGCATCCTCATCACCTGCAACATGAACGAGCGCAAGTGCGTGGAAGAGGCCTACAGCCTGCTCAACGAATATGGCGACGACATGTATGGGCCAGAAAAG CTTACAGACAAGGATCAGCAGCCTTCTGGAAGTgaggaagaagatgatgatgtgGAGGCTGCCCTAAAGAAAGAAGTTGGTGATATTAAGGCATCTACAGAGATGAGGCTAAGAAGATTCCAGTCAGTGGAAAGTGGAGCAAATAACGTCGTCTTCATCAGGACACTTGGAATAG aaCCTGAGAAATTGGTGCATCATATTCTCCAGGATATGTACAAAACCAAGAAGAAGAAGACTCGAGTTATTCTACGAATGTTACCCATCTCTGGCACATGCAAGGCTTTTTTAGAAGATATGAAAAAATATGCAGAAACATTTTTGGAACCCTGGTTTAAAGCTCCGAACAAAGGGACATTTCAGATTGTGTACAAATCTCGAAATAACAGTCACATGAATAGAGAAGAAGTTATCAGAGAATTGGCAG GAATAGTGGGCACCCtcaattcagaaaataaagtgaATCTCACCAATCCACAGTACACGGTGGTAGTAGAAATCATCAAAGCTGTCTGTTGCCTGAGTGTTGTGAAAGATTACATGTTGTTTAGAAAATACAATCTCCAGGAGGTGGTGAAGAGCCCTAAGGATCCATCACAGCTTAACTCAAAGCAGGGAAATGGTAAAGAAACTAAATTGGAATCTGCTGACAAATCAGATCAAAACAacatagcagaaggaaaaaataaccaGCAGGTACCACAGAATACTGAGGAGCTGGGGCAGAAAAAACCAACATCTAATCCCCAGGTAGTGAATAAGGGAGGAGGCAAACCTGAACTTGCAAGTCAAACCACAGAAGGATCCAAGTCAAATGAAAATGACCTCTCATAG